One stretch of Pradoshia sp. D12 DNA includes these proteins:
- a CDS encoding ABC transporter ATP-binding protein, with protein MVDGKKHDVLKNVNVEFPQNSISVILGKSGCGKTTLLRILANLEQCDAGEVSINSNEKISFVFQEPRLMPWLPVSKNITFGLEKQKINDVEIEELMNLIGLKKFEKAYPHQLSGGMQQRVALARALAYDPSFILMDEPFAALDYFTREAMQKELIRINQLKKKSIIFVTHSIEEAIAIGQNIFVVNEGRIHAQFNLEQYEYPRDVLSPSLIEIKKNIIEKLA; from the coding sequence ATGGTAGATGGAAAAAAGCATGATGTTTTAAAAAATGTTAATGTCGAATTCCCTCAGAATAGCATCAGTGTCATTCTCGGAAAAAGCGGATGTGGGAAGACGACACTCCTGCGCATATTAGCCAATCTGGAGCAATGCGATGCAGGAGAAGTGTCCATTAATAGCAATGAAAAAATTAGCTTTGTATTTCAAGAACCCCGTTTGATGCCATGGTTACCCGTATCTAAGAACATTACATTCGGTTTAGAAAAACAAAAGATTAATGATGTGGAAATAGAAGAGTTAATGAATTTGATAGGATTAAAAAAGTTTGAAAAAGCCTATCCACACCAATTATCCGGAGGCATGCAACAAAGAGTCGCATTAGCAAGAGCATTAGCCTATGACCCATCCTTTATCTTAATGGATGAACCATTTGCTGCACTCGATTATTTCACACGTGAGGCAATGCAGAAAGAATTAATAAGAATTAACCAACTAAAAAAGAAAAGTATAATCTTTGTTACCCATAGTATCGAAGAAGCCATAGCAATAGGACAAAATATCTTTGTAGTTAATGAAGGAAGGATTCATGCTCAATTTAACTTAGAGCAATATGAATATCCAAGAGATGTATTATCGCCTTCTCTAATAGAAATAAAGAAAAACATCATAGAAAAACTAGCGTGA
- a CDS encoding ABC transporter substrate-binding protein → MKKWLLSLLALLSISVIVACGKDTDSDKNSTKNNEENTYTVDKVQTTYVQSPLNIPSIVEKEKGLLANSFAEEGIEFGYSNLTTGPEQTQALASGDIQFLNAVGATSVILSASNGADIKIMSMYSRSPEAFMLFTNLKDIKSPEDLAGKKVAGPKGTILHELLINYLATEGLTEKDIEFVQMDIPSAQAALVAEEVDFALLAGPTAYNMIQDGYQVVTNGEGLVDGTIVVATSEDFYSKNPGLVKKFLQVQEETLQYIDENYEEVMEITAKETELPLDGVKEMYEMYDFNMEIKPSDIESMEKTVKFMKENNMIENDIDIESLILDVE, encoded by the coding sequence ATGAAAAAATGGTTATTATCTTTACTTGCTTTACTGAGCATATCAGTTATCGTTGCTTGTGGAAAAGATACCGATTCTGATAAGAACAGTACAAAAAATAACGAGGAGAACACGTATACTGTTGATAAGGTGCAGACAACTTATGTGCAATCTCCTTTAAATATTCCTTCTATTGTAGAAAAGGAAAAAGGATTGTTGGCCAATTCTTTTGCGGAAGAAGGGATTGAATTCGGCTATTCCAATTTAACAACCGGCCCTGAACAAACTCAGGCTTTGGCTTCAGGTGATATCCAATTCCTGAATGCAGTCGGTGCCACATCTGTCATTTTATCTGCATCGAATGGAGCGGATATCAAAATTATGAGCATGTATAGCCGTTCTCCTGAGGCTTTCATGTTATTTACAAACCTGAAAGATATTAAATCACCTGAAGATCTAGCAGGGAAAAAAGTTGCTGGTCCAAAGGGAACAATTTTACATGAACTGCTTATCAATTATTTAGCAACTGAAGGCTTAACAGAAAAGGATATTGAATTTGTTCAAATGGATATACCTTCTGCACAAGCAGCGTTAGTAGCAGAGGAAGTCGACTTTGCGTTACTAGCTGGCCCTACCGCATATAATATGATTCAAGATGGGTACCAGGTGGTTACAAATGGTGAAGGGCTGGTCGATGGAACAATTGTAGTTGCAACTAGTGAAGATTTCTACTCGAAGAATCCTGGCTTAGTAAAGAAATTTTTACAAGTACAAGAAGAGACACTGCAATATATCGATGAAAATTATGAGGAAGTCATGGAAATTACAGCAAAGGAAACCGAACTACCTCTAGATGGTGTAAAAGAAATGTATGAAATGTATGACTTCAATATGGAAATCAAACCATCAGATATCGAGA